The following coding sequences are from one Onychostoma macrolepis isolate SWU-2019 chromosome 24, ASM1243209v1, whole genome shotgun sequence window:
- the rdh12l gene encoding retinol dehydrogenase 12, like — MEALRNMFRSWSSDARLDGKTVIITGANTGIGKETAIDLAKRGARIIMACRDMEKADAALKEVKDASGNQDVVISRLDLSDSKSIREFAENINKEEKQVNILISNAGVMVCPYGKTADGFEMQIGVNHMGHFLLTYLLLDLIKRSAPARIINVSSMAHQWGTINLEDINSEKNYDKQNAYSQSKLANILFTRSLAKKLEGTGVTAYALHPGVVQTELWRHLSKPQQAVVWLAKPFTKTSVQGAQTSIYCAVAPELETESGKYYSDCAPAKCSQAAMDDEVAQRLWELSCKMLSITWE; from the exons ATGGAAGCTCTAAG AAACATGTTTCGCTCGTGGTCCTCTGATGCCAGACTTGATGGTAAAACTGTCATAATTACTGGTGCCAATACTGGAATTGGTAAAGAGACAGCCATAGACCTGGCAAAGAGAG GAGCACGTATTATTATGGCATGCAGAGATATGGAAAAAGCTGATGCAGCCCTGAAGGAAGTAAAGGATGCTTCAGGAAACCAGGATGTTGTTATCAGTAGGCTTGACCTGTCAGATTCCAAATCAATCAGAGAATTTGCAGAGAACATCAATAAAG AGGAAAAACAAGTCAACATCTTAATCAGTAACGCTGGGGTGATGGTTTGTCCTTATGGAAAGACAGCAGATGGTTTTGAAATGCAAATAGGAGTGAACCACATGG GTCACTTCCTGTTGACGTATCTGTTATTGGATTTGATTAAAAGATCAGCGCCTGCGAGGATCATTAATGTCTCATCCATGGCACACCAATGGGGGACCATCAACCTAGAAGATATCAACAGTGAGAAGAActatgataaacagaatgcctACAGCCAGAGCAAGCTGGCAAACATTCTGTTCACTCGCTCTTTGGCCAAAAAACTAGAAG GTACTGGAGTCACAGCGTATGCTCTCCATCCTGGAGTGGTTCAGACCGAACTGTGGAGGCACTTGAGTAAACCTCAACAAGCCGTCGTGTGGCTAGCAAAGCCCTTCACCAAAACATCTGTGCAGGGAGCTCAGACCAGCATCTACTGTGCTGTGGCCCCTGAACTGGAGACAGAGAGCGGCAAATATTACAG TGACTGCGCACCTGCAAAATGCTCCCAGGCTGCCATGGATGATGAGGTGGCCCAGCGCCTCTGGGAACTCAGCTGTAAGATGCTCAGCATCACATGGGAGTGA
- the ptchd3a gene encoding patched domain-containing protein 3 isoform X2: MEQNEQKPQHCVEKPISICFQKFGRFVGTYPWWFFISPLLISAVLGSGFYFLEDREANDIEDQFTPVNGPAKLERQFVQQNFPQNDSVFSNQRLYTDGVYASFIAVSRSSNILTDAAFQEIVTLDRKVKELNVPMGHEVLTFEGLCARRYKKCIPNKILDIYKYYGNNLETTKLTFPFFRFGFSYIFLGYSVGGVNINSSVIKSAKAVRLFYFLKEDNRSRTDLWLNEFLKVFPSNLSVNFIKVTHSTSLSRQVEFEANTKDVIPLFSITYVIAIAFSILSCLRFDCVRNKVWVATFGVFSAGLAVLSSFGMMLHIGVPFVMTVANSPFLILGIGVDDMFILISCWQQTSVHDRVETRLSNTYKEAAISITITTLTDVLAFYIGLMTPFRSVRSFCLYTSTSILFCYIYSITFFGAFLVLNGRREDSNKHWLTCKEVPEECPVGQSKWYELCCVGGAYDPHTGTEEVQPMNHFFKKYYGPFLTKSWTKVFVIVLYCIYLIISIYGCFQIQEGIDLRNLAADDSYVVKYYDNEKAYFSEYGPNIMVVIRREFPYWDEKYMSDLETCIEDFKNLSFIEKDIFTSWIKSYKYYGSHSKLNLSTEDVFKDNLGTFLRFYSDFKQDVNFTNNSIHASRFFIQTVNISTALDEMNMLNKLRETAQKCPVPLLVYHPAFIYHDQYAVIVINTIQNIGVTTAVMLLISLLLIPNPLCSLWVTFSIASVIVGVTGFMALWDVNLDTISMIILVVCIGFSVDFSAHISYAFVSNKKPSANEKAVEALFNLGYPILQGAVSTILGVVVLSASKNYIFRTFFKIMFLVIFFGLFHGLTFIPVFLTFFDMCSGTPAKSKSGPEEQAVKNSHTNNIQSKAKDGELKEREIYDNHTFQLDNLRTCQSQPCSSIWMITGNNHHVQDNHMCMASTIPMFRVDSQTYEVHMYTPSDDGTLRVKCQSKQCLEGQNCVLGNSNHIQDSDVRVPTPNGSDLSIL, from the exons ATGGAACAAAATGAGCAGAAACCGCAAC ACTGCGTGGAGAAGCCGATCTCCATCTGCTTCCAGAAGTTCGGACGCTTTGTGGGAACTTACCCGTGGTGGTTCTTCATCTCTCCTCTGCTGATCTCTGCGGTGTTGGGGAGTGGGTTTTATTTCTTAGAAGATCGCGAGGCCAATGACATTGAGGATCAGTTCACACCTGTGAACGGTCCTGCCAAACTGGAGAGGCAGTTCGTGCAGCAGAACTTTCCGCAGAACGACTCGGTGTTCTCCAACCAGAGACTCTACACGGATGGAGTTTACGCGTCCTTCATAGCGGTATCAAGATCCTCCAACATCCTCACAGACGCTGCCTTTCAGGAGATAGTAACTTTAGACAGGAAGGTCAAGGAGCTGAATGTGCCCATGGGTCACGAGGTGCTCACTTTTGAGGGACTTTGCGCAAGACGATACAAGAAATGCATACCCAATAAGATATtggacatttacaaatattatggTAATAATTTAGAAACGACCAAGCTCACTTTTCCGTTCTTTCGTTTTGGATTCTCGTACATTTTCCTGGGCTATTCGGTTGGTGGAGTGAATATAAACTCTTCTGTTATCAAAAGTGCAAAAGCAGTGCGCctgttttatttcctgaagGAGGATAATCGCTCCAGAACAGATTTATGGCTGAATGAATTCCTAAAGGTTTTCCCCTCTAATTTATCAGTAAACTTTATTAAG GTGACCCATTCCACATCTTTGTCAAGGCAGGTGGAATTTGAGGCGAACACAAAAGATGTGATTCCTCTCTTCTCTATCACATATGTCATTGCCATTGCATTCTCCATTCTCTCTTGTTTGAG GTTTGACTGTGTCAGAAACAAAGTATGGGTTGCTACATTTGGGGTGTTCTCTGCTGGACTCGCTGTTCTGTCCTCTTTTGGGATGATGTTACACATTGGTGTCCCATTTGTCATGACAGTCGCTAATTCTCCATTCCTGATATTAG gGATCGGAGTGGACGACATGTTCATTCTCATTTCCTGTTGGCAGCAGACCAGTGTTCACGATCGAGTGGAGACTCGCCTGTCTAATACATACAAAGAGGCGGCAATTTCAATCACCATCACCACGCTCACAGACGTGCTCGCTTTCTACATCGGCCTCATGACGCCCTTCCGCTCGGTCCGCTCTTTCTGCTTGTACACCAGCACCTCCATCCTTTTCTGCTACATCTACAGCATCACATTTTTCGGAGCATTCCTCGTTCTTAACGGACGGCGAGAAGACAGCAACAAGCACTGGTTGACGTGCAAGGAAGTACCAGAGGAGTGTCCAGTGGGTCAGTCAAAGTGGTACGAATTATGTTGCGTTGGAGGCGCTTACGACCCCCATACTGGCACAGAGGAGGTACAACCAATGAATCACTTCTTCAAAAAATACTACGGCCCATTTCTGACAAAATCGTGGACGAAGGTCTTTGTGATTGTGTTGTATTGCATCTATTTGATTATCAGCATTTATGGCTGCTTTCAAATTCAAGAAGGAATTGATCTCCGTAATTTAGCAGCTGACGATTCTTACGTGGTGAAATACTATGACAACGAGAAGGCCTATTTCTCAGAATATGGTCCAAACATCATGGTTGTCATTCGTCGGGAATTTCCGTACTGGGATGAAAAGTACATGTCAGATCTTGAAACTTGCATTGAAGATTTCAAAAACTTATCTTTCATTGAAAAGGATATATTCACCTCCTGGATCAAATCATACAAGTACTACGGATCTCACAGTAAACTCAATCTGAGCACTGAAGATGTCTTCAAAGATAACTTGGGAACGTTTCTGCGATTTTATTCCGATTTCAAACAGGACGTCAATTTCACCAACAACTCCATCCACGCATCTCGCTTCTTCATACAGACCGTAAATATCTCTACCGCCCTGGATGAGATGAATATGTTGAATAAATTGAGAGAGACAGCACAAAAGTGCCCTGTTCCTTTACTAGTTTACCACCCCGCCTTCATCTACCATGACCAGTATGCGGTGATAGTGATCAACACCATCCAGAACATTGGGGTTACAACGGCTGTAATGTTGCTTATCTCCCTTCTCCTCATCCCAAACCCTCTGTGCTCCCTTTGGGTCACGTTTTCCATTGCATCGGTCATTGTGGGGGTCACTGGGTTCATGGCATTGTGGGATGTTAATTTAGACACCATCTCCATGATCATTCTTGTCGTCTGCATTGGTTTTTCTGTAGACTTCTCTGCTCATATTTCTTACGCCTTTGTCTCTAATAAGAAACCCAGTGCGAATGAAAAGGCCGTGGAAGCCCTGTTTAATTTGGGATACCCTATTTTGCAGGGGGCTGTGTCTACTATTCTTGGGGTGGTGGTGTTATCTGCTTCAAAGAACTATATCTTTAGAACTTTCTTTAAAATTATGTTCTTGGTGATCTTCTTTGGTCTCTTCCATGGCTTAACTTTTATCCCAGTTTTTCTGACCTTTTTTGACATGTGTAGTGGCACACCAGCTAAGAGCAAGTCAGGCCCAGAAGAGCAGGCCGTGAAGAACAGCCACACCAATAACATTCAATCAAAGGCAAAGGATGGTGAGCTGAAAGAGCGGGAAATTTATGACAATCACACTTTTCAACTAGACAACCTCCGAACATGTCAGTCTCAGCCCTGCTCTTCTATTTGGATGATTACCGGCAATAACCATCATGTTCAAGATAACCACATGTGCATGGCAAGCACCATCCCAATGTTCAGAGTGGACAGTCAGACCTATGAGGTTCACATGTATACACCATCTGATGATGGCACGTTAAGAGTCAAATGTCAATCAAAACAGTGCTTAGAAGGCCAAAATTGTGTTTTAGGAAATAGTAACCACATTCAAGATTCAGATGTGCGTGTGCCCACTCCTAATGGTTCTGATTTGTccattttgtaa
- the ptchd3a gene encoding patched domain-containing protein 3 isoform X1 gives MPVNMAGCTTDCVEKPISICFQKFGRFVGTYPWWFFISPLLISAVLGSGFYFLEDREANDIEDQFTPVNGPAKLERQFVQQNFPQNDSVFSNQRLYTDGVYASFIAVSRSSNILTDAAFQEIVTLDRKVKELNVPMGHEVLTFEGLCARRYKKCIPNKILDIYKYYGNNLETTKLTFPFFRFGFSYIFLGYSVGGVNINSSVIKSAKAVRLFYFLKEDNRSRTDLWLNEFLKVFPSNLSVNFIKVTHSTSLSRQVEFEANTKDVIPLFSITYVIAIAFSILSCLRFDCVRNKVWVATFGVFSAGLAVLSSFGMMLHIGVPFVMTVANSPFLILGIGVDDMFILISCWQQTSVHDRVETRLSNTYKEAAISITITTLTDVLAFYIGLMTPFRSVRSFCLYTSTSILFCYIYSITFFGAFLVLNGRREDSNKHWLTCKEVPEECPVGQSKWYELCCVGGAYDPHTGTEEVQPMNHFFKKYYGPFLTKSWTKVFVIVLYCIYLIISIYGCFQIQEGIDLRNLAADDSYVVKYYDNEKAYFSEYGPNIMVVIRREFPYWDEKYMSDLETCIEDFKNLSFIEKDIFTSWIKSYKYYGSHSKLNLSTEDVFKDNLGTFLRFYSDFKQDVNFTNNSIHASRFFIQTVNISTALDEMNMLNKLRETAQKCPVPLLVYHPAFIYHDQYAVIVINTIQNIGVTTAVMLLISLLLIPNPLCSLWVTFSIASVIVGVTGFMALWDVNLDTISMIILVVCIGFSVDFSAHISYAFVSNKKPSANEKAVEALFNLGYPILQGAVSTILGVVVLSASKNYIFRTFFKIMFLVIFFGLFHGLTFIPVFLTFFDMCSGTPAKSKSGPEEQAVKNSHTNNIQSKAKDGELKEREIYDNHTFQLDNLRTCQSQPCSSIWMITGNNHHVQDNHMCMASTIPMFRVDSQTYEVHMYTPSDDGTLRVKCQSKQCLEGQNCVLGNSNHIQDSDVRVPTPNGSDLSIL, from the exons ATGCCGGTGAACATGGCTGGATGCACCACAGACTGCGTGGAGAAGCCGATCTCCATCTGCTTCCAGAAGTTCGGACGCTTTGTGGGAACTTACCCGTGGTGGTTCTTCATCTCTCCTCTGCTGATCTCTGCGGTGTTGGGGAGTGGGTTTTATTTCTTAGAAGATCGCGAGGCCAATGACATTGAGGATCAGTTCACACCTGTGAACGGTCCTGCCAAACTGGAGAGGCAGTTCGTGCAGCAGAACTTTCCGCAGAACGACTCGGTGTTCTCCAACCAGAGACTCTACACGGATGGAGTTTACGCGTCCTTCATAGCGGTATCAAGATCCTCCAACATCCTCACAGACGCTGCCTTTCAGGAGATAGTAACTTTAGACAGGAAGGTCAAGGAGCTGAATGTGCCCATGGGTCACGAGGTGCTCACTTTTGAGGGACTTTGCGCAAGACGATACAAGAAATGCATACCCAATAAGATATtggacatttacaaatattatggTAATAATTTAGAAACGACCAAGCTCACTTTTCCGTTCTTTCGTTTTGGATTCTCGTACATTTTCCTGGGCTATTCGGTTGGTGGAGTGAATATAAACTCTTCTGTTATCAAAAGTGCAAAAGCAGTGCGCctgttttatttcctgaagGAGGATAATCGCTCCAGAACAGATTTATGGCTGAATGAATTCCTAAAGGTTTTCCCCTCTAATTTATCAGTAAACTTTATTAAG GTGACCCATTCCACATCTTTGTCAAGGCAGGTGGAATTTGAGGCGAACACAAAAGATGTGATTCCTCTCTTCTCTATCACATATGTCATTGCCATTGCATTCTCCATTCTCTCTTGTTTGAG GTTTGACTGTGTCAGAAACAAAGTATGGGTTGCTACATTTGGGGTGTTCTCTGCTGGACTCGCTGTTCTGTCCTCTTTTGGGATGATGTTACACATTGGTGTCCCATTTGTCATGACAGTCGCTAATTCTCCATTCCTGATATTAG gGATCGGAGTGGACGACATGTTCATTCTCATTTCCTGTTGGCAGCAGACCAGTGTTCACGATCGAGTGGAGACTCGCCTGTCTAATACATACAAAGAGGCGGCAATTTCAATCACCATCACCACGCTCACAGACGTGCTCGCTTTCTACATCGGCCTCATGACGCCCTTCCGCTCGGTCCGCTCTTTCTGCTTGTACACCAGCACCTCCATCCTTTTCTGCTACATCTACAGCATCACATTTTTCGGAGCATTCCTCGTTCTTAACGGACGGCGAGAAGACAGCAACAAGCACTGGTTGACGTGCAAGGAAGTACCAGAGGAGTGTCCAGTGGGTCAGTCAAAGTGGTACGAATTATGTTGCGTTGGAGGCGCTTACGACCCCCATACTGGCACAGAGGAGGTACAACCAATGAATCACTTCTTCAAAAAATACTACGGCCCATTTCTGACAAAATCGTGGACGAAGGTCTTTGTGATTGTGTTGTATTGCATCTATTTGATTATCAGCATTTATGGCTGCTTTCAAATTCAAGAAGGAATTGATCTCCGTAATTTAGCAGCTGACGATTCTTACGTGGTGAAATACTATGACAACGAGAAGGCCTATTTCTCAGAATATGGTCCAAACATCATGGTTGTCATTCGTCGGGAATTTCCGTACTGGGATGAAAAGTACATGTCAGATCTTGAAACTTGCATTGAAGATTTCAAAAACTTATCTTTCATTGAAAAGGATATATTCACCTCCTGGATCAAATCATACAAGTACTACGGATCTCACAGTAAACTCAATCTGAGCACTGAAGATGTCTTCAAAGATAACTTGGGAACGTTTCTGCGATTTTATTCCGATTTCAAACAGGACGTCAATTTCACCAACAACTCCATCCACGCATCTCGCTTCTTCATACAGACCGTAAATATCTCTACCGCCCTGGATGAGATGAATATGTTGAATAAATTGAGAGAGACAGCACAAAAGTGCCCTGTTCCTTTACTAGTTTACCACCCCGCCTTCATCTACCATGACCAGTATGCGGTGATAGTGATCAACACCATCCAGAACATTGGGGTTACAACGGCTGTAATGTTGCTTATCTCCCTTCTCCTCATCCCAAACCCTCTGTGCTCCCTTTGGGTCACGTTTTCCATTGCATCGGTCATTGTGGGGGTCACTGGGTTCATGGCATTGTGGGATGTTAATTTAGACACCATCTCCATGATCATTCTTGTCGTCTGCATTGGTTTTTCTGTAGACTTCTCTGCTCATATTTCTTACGCCTTTGTCTCTAATAAGAAACCCAGTGCGAATGAAAAGGCCGTGGAAGCCCTGTTTAATTTGGGATACCCTATTTTGCAGGGGGCTGTGTCTACTATTCTTGGGGTGGTGGTGTTATCTGCTTCAAAGAACTATATCTTTAGAACTTTCTTTAAAATTATGTTCTTGGTGATCTTCTTTGGTCTCTTCCATGGCTTAACTTTTATCCCAGTTTTTCTGACCTTTTTTGACATGTGTAGTGGCACACCAGCTAAGAGCAAGTCAGGCCCAGAAGAGCAGGCCGTGAAGAACAGCCACACCAATAACATTCAATCAAAGGCAAAGGATGGTGAGCTGAAAGAGCGGGAAATTTATGACAATCACACTTTTCAACTAGACAACCTCCGAACATGTCAGTCTCAGCCCTGCTCTTCTATTTGGATGATTACCGGCAATAACCATCATGTTCAAGATAACCACATGTGCATGGCAAGCACCATCCCAATGTTCAGAGTGGACAGTCAGACCTATGAGGTTCACATGTATACACCATCTGATGATGGCACGTTAAGAGTCAAATGTCAATCAAAACAGTGCTTAGAAGGCCAAAATTGTGTTTTAGGAAATAGTAACCACATTCAAGATTCAGATGTGCGTGTGCCCACTCCTAATGGTTCTGATTTGTccattttgtaa